From Clostridia bacterium:
TGCCCAAAGAATAAAACTTATTAATCAAAACAAATTATTTCTATAAAAAGCGACCAAATCAAAAAAATATAAAAAACAGGAGGGAACAATGAAAAGGTTCTTAATTTTTGTATTGGTTTTTTTAATGTCCTTTTGTATGTTGTCATTGATAGCATGCAAAAAGGAAGGGAATGTTTGCCCTGATCCTTCGGCACATAACCATGTATGTCCTGATGTCGAAGAATGTCCTGATGTCGGAATGCATTCCTTACCTAAGTATCCCGAAAGTGAGTTCGTGTTACCTATTGACATTCCACAGATTAACCCTAATGTAAAAGGTAAACTAACTGTTTCACCTGCTCTTGTTGAAATTAACTATGACGGTGAAGCGGCATCTGATGAACAATGGAGAAATTCAATAATTTTTGATTTAGGCGAACATGACTTTACTAGAAAGACTAAGATAGGACTTAATGTAAAAGGGGTTGGTGATTCTATTTGGGTAAAAGGACTTACATCAGATGGAAAAACAATCTTTGAGGGAGAAGTTGGCACCTCATCAACATGGCAATTAAAAGAATTGGTAATTCCACAGGATAATCGTTATAACCTGATAAAGATTGCCAAGGTTATAATTAACGCACCCAAACCCTCGCAAGGATTAAGAGCAGGCAAGATTTTTATTTGCGGCATTTGGTTTGACGGTGATGCCGAACCGGCTAAGGCACCTATTTATAATCCTGAAGATTATGAAGTGGTTTATGAATTTGATTTGAGTGTTGATACGGACGGAGATTCGTTTGCTTTTACAGACAATACCGCAACAGCTGGAGACGGTAAAGTTACGGCAACATATGACGTAACGGAAAAATCCATTACTTTTGTCAATATTGGTTATAGCGACTGGTTAAATATCGCTTTTAAGGCCCCAGAAAAAGACTCGGAAGAAAACATTATTGATTATAGTGATGTATGTTATGTTGTTATTGAATTTGTTGCGACAAGCGGCGCAATTATAAAAGCACAGGCAGACTGGAATGATTCAGCCAGCACCAGAGAATTTGACGGTGTTCAGGATGGTGAGACTACAGCTGTATGGGCAATGGCTTATGACGGTTATACTGCTTGGGGTGCAGTTACCTTTATTCCTACATATTTAAAAGAAGGGGTTACTGAGGCTACAGTTATTTTAAAGAGCATTAAGTTAGTTAAAGAAAAAGAATAACCAATAAGGGTGATAAAATGAAAGATAAAAGAATTGTTAAGTTTTTTATCTTCTCTTTAATAGCTTTTTTTGTTCTGGTAAGCATTCCGCTTTCGGTATTACAGCCGAAAGCGGATACTTTGCTGGCACAGGAAAACAACTTTGTTGCTGTTAGGGATGGAGATTTTTATTTAGGAGAAAAAGAATTTAGGTTTGTCGGCACTAATAATTATTATCTTCATTATAAAGATAATGTCATGATAGACAGTGTGTTAGATGAAGCTCAAAAATGCGGGTTCAATGTTATAAGAATGTGGGGTTTTTTTGACGGATGGACTGACAACAATCATAATAACAAGGCTTGGATGCAGCCACAAGCAGGAGTTTATACGCAGCCAAGCGGTTCAAAATACGATGCATACCAAAACTGCTGGGAAAGAATGGACTATACTCTATCCCAAGCAGCTCAAAAAAACATCAAGCTTATTATAGTGTTTACCAACTACTGGAAAGATTTTGGCGGATTAGATCAGTATCTGCAATGGTATAACGCTCAAAACGAAACAAACTTAACAACAAAAGATTTTTACACCAATGCAGGACTTAAAAAAATGTATAAGGATTATGTAAGTCAAGTAGTAAATCGTGTAAACACATACAACAATATCGCGTATAAGGACGATCCTACAATTATGGCATGGGAATTGATGAATGAACCGCGTAATCCTGTCAGAGAAGGGGGAAGCTGTCAGGATACCACAAAATGGGCGGAGGAAATGAGCGCTTATGTAAAAAGTCTTGACAATAAGCATTTGGTTGCTATGGGGGATGAAGGCTTTTTTTATCAAAAGACTGAGCTTGCTTATAACAATAACGCCAAACATGTTTATGACGGAAGTGAAGGAACTGACTTTGATGCCATTCTAAATATTGATACAATAGATTTCGGTACATATCATTTATATCCTGAAGGATGGGGTGTGGACAGCAATCATATGGAATGGGGTATTAAATGGATACAGGACCATATCAATTCCGGAAAGGCTGCTAAAAAGCCTGTAATTTTAGAAGAATTTGGAATAAATACCTCAGGCGGACGGAATCGTGAATTATATTATTATGAATGGGCAAAGGCAATTTATGAAAATGACGGTGCTGGTTTATTGTTTTGGATGTTGGCAGGAAAAGATACAGGCGATGAAGCAGGTGCTGACGGCAATTACCCTGATTATGATGGTTACCGTTTATTGAATAACGGACAATATCCCGAATTGGAAGTACTGAAAGAATGGTCCAAAATCTTTAGAGGCAGCAGTGCAGCGTTTGAAGACAAAGTACACATGATTACACCATATCTATCAAGCAGACAAGATGAAAATAAAGATATTAGATATCTGGAAAT
This genomic window contains:
- a CDS encoding cellulase family glycosylhydrolase — protein: MKDKRIVKFFIFSLIAFFVLVSIPLSVLQPKADTLLAQENNFVAVRDGDFYLGEKEFRFVGTNNYYLHYKDNVMIDSVLDEAQKCGFNVIRMWGFFDGWTDNNHNNKAWMQPQAGVYTQPSGSKYDAYQNCWERMDYTLSQAAQKNIKLIIVFTNYWKDFGGLDQYLQWYNAQNETNLTTKDFYTNAGLKKMYKDYVSQVVNRVNTYNNIAYKDDPTIMAWELMNEPRNPVREGGSCQDTTKWAEEMSAYVKSLDNKHLVAMGDEGFFYQKTELAYNNNAKHVYDGSEGTDFDAILNIDTIDFGTYHLYPEGWGVDSNHMEWGIKWIQDHINSGKAAKKPVILEEFGINTSGGRNRELYYYEWAKAIYENDGAGLLFWMLAGKDTGDEAGADGNYPDYDGYRLLNNGQYPELEVLKEWSKIFRGSSAAFEDKVHMITPYLSSRQDENKDIRYLEIDSDVTPIYKVQAKILTKDKIKKVELYVDRRNFGKMKYNSNTGYYEYDLNMKYIYRGDFADLDVIALKQNGTKLQGERTRVKRALKYNYVDKYVANFDGETEPAGTYLSPYSTAAYNAKLNSIAWTPKGGGMTEIDCVVDNDSSWCELKILANRLEGLKDAYMLKFDVLMKENLIIPFTGNIPLEAESFESAPGFRHYAALDPGWTKIGLNENNVKYTDLEKITIDGETYLKQTVEIRYAAAASHTSLILGVVFNYVRYDGALYIDNLILQAREPVYSFQSDDYIDWEKEQHDKMIRTILISTLIPVGVIGILTSTFFLIRAKKKKSKQ